The Clostridioides sp. ES-S-0010-02 genome window below encodes:
- a CDS encoding YgiQ family radical SAM protein, producing the protein MENRFLPISKQDMIDRGWEELDFVLVTGDAYVDHHSFGTAIISRVLENAGYKVGIIAQPNWKTTDDFMKLGKPRLGFLVNAGNMDSMVNHYSVSKKHRDKDMYSPGGKMGYRPDRATIVYCNKIREAYSDVAIVIGGIEASLRRFAHYDYWSDKVRKSMLIDSGADLLVYGMSEKQIVDVANALNDGYDPKYIRHIDGTCYVADTLEEIYDNYILIPSYKEICEDKMKYVEAFKIQYDEQDPFRGNIIVQPHGSKYLVQNKPEKPLNREELDEVYGLPYQKTYHPVYEKSGGIPAIEEVKFSIVSSRGCFGSCSFCAITFHQGRAVQSRSEKSIIDEAVGITKLNDFKGYIHDVGGPTANFRRPACNKQITKGACKNRQCLSPSPCKNLDADHSEYLHLLRAVRKLPNIKKVFVRSGIRYDYVMADKNNKFLRELIEHHVSGQLKVAPEHISEEVLEYMQKPAGKTYDKFRQKFFAINEELGKKQYLIPYLMSSHPGSTLNSAIELAEYLRDTHYQPEQVQDFYPTPGTLSTTMFYTGIDPLTMKPVYVPKSKRDKAMQRALLQYRAPRNYDLVYSALVEAGREDLIGFGHRCLIKPKDEKPYFNRNNSNKNKSKSSTENKKYNANNRNNKKQQKSPSKRKKKY; encoded by the coding sequence ATGGAAAATAGGTTTTTACCAATAAGTAAACAAGATATGATAGATAGAGGATGGGAAGAGCTAGACTTTGTGTTGGTTACAGGTGATGCATATGTAGACCATCATAGTTTTGGTACAGCAATAATATCTAGAGTTTTAGAAAATGCTGGATATAAGGTAGGTATAATAGCACAACCAAATTGGAAGACGACAGATGATTTTATGAAATTAGGAAAGCCTAGACTTGGATTTTTGGTTAATGCAGGGAATATGGATTCAATGGTGAATCACTATTCAGTGAGTAAGAAGCATAGAGATAAGGATATGTATTCTCCTGGTGGAAAAATGGGTTATAGACCAGATAGAGCCACAATAGTCTATTGTAATAAAATAAGAGAAGCATATAGCGATGTTGCAATAGTAATAGGAGGAATTGAAGCTAGTTTAAGAAGATTTGCCCATTATGATTATTGGAGTGATAAGGTTAGAAAGTCAATGTTGATAGATAGTGGAGCAGATTTATTAGTTTATGGAATGAGTGAAAAGCAGATTGTGGATGTAGCTAATGCACTTAATGATGGATATGACCCAAAATATATTAGACATATTGATGGGACATGTTATGTTGCAGATACACTAGAAGAAATATACGATAACTATATATTGATTCCATCATATAAAGAAATATGTGAAGATAAAATGAAATATGTAGAGGCTTTTAAAATTCAATATGATGAACAAGACCCATTTAGAGGAAACATAATTGTTCAACCTCATGGAAGTAAGTATTTAGTTCAAAATAAGCCAGAGAAACCTCTAAATAGAGAAGAATTGGATGAAGTTTATGGATTACCATATCAAAAAACATATCATCCTGTATATGAGAAATCTGGTGGTATACCAGCTATAGAAGAAGTGAAATTTAGCATAGTAAGTTCAAGAGGGTGTTTTGGTAGTTGTTCATTTTGTGCAATAACCTTTCATCAGGGAAGAGCTGTTCAAAGTAGAAGTGAGAAATCAATTATTGATGAAGCAGTAGGAATAACAAAATTAAATGATTTTAAAGGATATATACATGACGTTGGAGGTCCAACAGCTAATTTTAGAAGACCAGCATGTAACAAACAAATTACTAAAGGTGCATGTAAAAATAGACAATGTTTATCACCATCACCATGTAAAAACTTAGATGCAGACCATAGTGAGTATCTACATTTACTTAGAGCTGTAAGAAAATTACCTAACATAAAAAAAGTGTTTGTACGCTCTGGTATTAGGTATGATTATGTAATGGCAGATAAAAATAATAAGTTTCTTAGAGAGCTAATAGAACATCATGTAAGTGGTCAATTGAAGGTGGCTCCAGAACATATATCAGAAGAAGTTTTAGAATATATGCAAAAGCCAGCAGGAAAAACTTATGATAAGTTTAGACAGAAATTTTTTGCTATAAATGAAGAATTAGGTAAAAAACAATATTTGATACCATATTTAATGTCTAGTCATCCAGGGTCTACACTAAATAGTGCCATAGAGTTAGCTGAATATTTGAGGGATACTCATTATCAACCAGAGCAAGTTCAAGATTTTTATCCAACTCCTGGGACACTGTCAACTACAATGTTTTATACAGGAATAGACCCACTTACAATGAAGCCAGTTTATGTCCCAAAATCAAAACGAGACAAAGCAATGCAAAGAGCTTTATTACAGTATAGAGCACCTAGAAACTATGACTTGGTATATTCTGCACTAGTTGAAGCTGGAAGAGAGGATTTGATAGGTTTTGGACATAGATGTCTAATAAAACCAAAGGATGAGAAACCTTATTTTAATAGAAATAATTCTAATAAAAATAAGTCTAAGTCTTCTACTGAAAATAAAAAATATAATGCAAATAATAGAAACAATAAAAAACAACAAAAAAGTCCAAGTAAGAGAAAGAAAAAATATTAA
- a CDS encoding diguanylate cyclase has protein sequence MVNRLKPKILGISILFIIIIILTCGAIFKFKFKLDNKLKETTHTYLSEFTEHNIINLKTKLSGQFDMLESIASFMGNLDNINNDMMINLMESGVKRSSLIRMSVSTLDGKSYSNDGIITNLKDRDYFKKAKNGEKNISESLKSIIDKKEIIVLATPIYKDGKVAGVLSGAYDSTKLNELLGLSAFDKKAHVYIAKKNGDVIAQNTNENSKMLSCVFKLFNKDNCEEVNCLKVIKENIKNDKSGYSNYNLDNEKFMLNYQPLGINDWYIFSVVPSEVVYIQSDNISYDVYIFALEILLVILIFVVYIAYIINNNTKTIINEKEKFKALTDNILGGVKNCLKDKYMTMTYVSQGFLELTGYSEEDLDVVFKNKFKNMIYKEDVDKVNSIVLNQLKRQDKIEVEYRIVKKDGSIIWVLDRSKSIKDSKGNEYIQGVLTDITELKKIQEELDSKRFEIETINDSIVGGIVITEINDDFDSIYLNEGYLNMIGYTRKQLEDELDNKLIKLIFRDDRAGMIDDINKQLKVNDTFACERRVEKRDGSIIWILLKGRKIVDENGNSVLCSVIVDITSAKLLEQELKKSEERHEIIIKQTQNIIVEWNIEKDQMSISPNWYNKFGYDPITENATKNITKSVDIYHDDIDKFILLTKLTSSGSEYEECEIRLRVRDTTYAWFSIKATTLFDDNGIPYKVVGSLTDIDESKREAEKLKERAEKDPLTGLYNKKASQALIEEYITLDKNRQGTLMIIDIDDFKGINDNLGHLYGDAVLSEIASDLINLFRASDIVGRIGGDEFIVFMKDISETKDIMNKAEELVKTFERSFVGKGYNYKISLSVGIARFPKDGTDYMQLFRNADIALYSAKGKGKNRYALYDKKIDKVQYIANTRNTDENTNVARSFKEHITNYIFDILYESNNIEMAVNLILDIVGKHFNVSRVYIFENSDDNLYCKNTFEWCNEGITAEIDNLKNIYYGHLGNYLLNFNADGLFYCNDVDNLNSDLKNLLKAQGICSILQCKILEGNEFRGFVGFDECSYNRMWTSDEVDTLTFISKTLSVFLLKMRIQSKLEESLEVQKSVMDNMDIWAYVVDRNTYELLFINKKMLESAPDTHVGDLCYKVLWNNQNKQCRKCPMSCLKDGTDTCKSFMRNKKFGVNVNITATALKWFDGKDACLIFGSEVNSVESEANI, from the coding sequence ATGGTGAACAGACTAAAGCCAAAAATTTTAGGTATTAGTATCTTGTTTATTATTATAATTATTTTAACCTGTGGGGCTATTTTTAAGTTTAAGTTTAAATTGGATAATAAGTTGAAAGAGACCACGCATACATATTTGTCAGAATTTACGGAGCATAACATAATTAATCTTAAGACAAAACTTAGTGGTCAATTTGACATGCTTGAATCTATTGCTAGTTTTATGGGAAATTTAGATAATATAAATAATGATATGATGATTAATTTAATGGAGTCTGGAGTAAAGCGAAGTTCTTTAATTAGAATGTCTGTTTCTACACTGGATGGAAAAAGTTATTCTAATGATGGAATTATTACTAATTTAAAAGATAGAGATTATTTTAAAAAAGCTAAAAATGGAGAAAAAAACATATCAGAATCTTTAAAATCCATTATTGATAAGAAAGAAATAATAGTTTTAGCTACTCCTATCTATAAAGATGGAAAAGTAGCAGGTGTTTTAAGTGGAGCTTATGATTCAACTAAATTGAATGAATTATTAGGCTTATCTGCATTTGATAAAAAAGCACACGTTTATATTGCCAAAAAAAATGGAGATGTAATTGCTCAAAATACAAACGAAAATAGTAAAATGTTATCATGTGTATTTAAACTTTTTAATAAGGATAATTGTGAGGAAGTAAATTGTTTAAAAGTTATAAAAGAAAATATTAAAAATGATAAATCTGGATATTCTAACTATAATTTAGATAATGAGAAATTTATGTTAAATTATCAACCACTTGGAATTAATGATTGGTATATTTTTTCTGTTGTACCAAGTGAAGTAGTATATATTCAGTCAGATAATATTTCGTATGATGTATACATATTTGCATTAGAAATATTATTAGTTATATTAATTTTTGTTGTATATATAGCTTATATTATAAATAACAATACTAAGACTATTATAAATGAAAAAGAAAAATTTAAGGCACTTACTGATAATATATTAGGAGGTGTTAAAAACTGCTTAAAAGATAAATATATGACTATGACTTATGTAAGTCAGGGGTTTTTGGAACTTACAGGTTATTCTGAAGAGGATTTAGATGTAGTTTTTAAAAATAAATTTAAAAATATGATTTATAAAGAAGATGTAGACAAGGTTAATAGTATCGTTTTGAATCAATTAAAAAGACAAGATAAAATTGAAGTTGAATATAGAATTGTAAAAAAAGATGGAAGTATAATTTGGGTTTTAGATAGAAGTAAATCTATAAAAGATAGTAAAGGGAATGAGTATATACAGGGAGTCTTAACTGATATAACAGAACTCAAGAAAATACAAGAAGAATTAGACTCAAAAAGGTTTGAAATAGAGACTATCAATGATAGCATTGTTGGTGGAATAGTGATAACTGAGATAAATGATGATTTTGATAGTATATATTTAAATGAAGGTTATTTAAATATGATTGGATACACACGTAAACAGTTAGAAGATGAATTAGATAATAAATTAATCAAGCTGATTTTCAGAGATGATAGAGCTGGAATGATTGATGATATAAATAAGCAACTTAAAGTAAATGATACATTTGCATGCGAACGAAGAGTTGAAAAACGAGATGGTAGTATTATATGGATTTTATTAAAAGGAAGAAAAATAGTTGATGAAAATGGAAACTCAGTACTATGTAGTGTAATTGTCGATATTACTTCTGCTAAATTATTAGAGCAAGAGCTTAAAAAGAGTGAAGAACGTCATGAGATTATTATAAAGCAGACACAAAATATTATAGTTGAATGGAATATAGAAAAAGACCAAATGAGTATTTCTCCTAATTGGTATAATAAATTTGGTTATGACCCTATAACTGAAAATGCAACGAAAAATATAACTAAATCAGTTGATATATATCATGATGATATAGATAAGTTTATTTTATTAACTAAGCTCACTTCATCAGGAAGTGAGTATGAGGAGTGTGAGATTAGGCTTAGAGTTAGAGATACTACTTATGCATGGTTTAGTATAAAAGCAACGACACTGTTTGATGATAATGGAATACCTTATAAAGTTGTAGGTAGTTTAACTGATATTGATGAATCAAAACGAGAAGCTGAAAAATTAAAAGAGAGAGCGGAAAAAGACCCACTAACAGGTTTATATAATAAAAAAGCATCACAAGCACTTATAGAAGAATATATAACATTGGATAAAAACAGACAAGGTACTTTAATGATTATTGATATTGATGACTTTAAAGGTATAAATGATAATTTAGGTCATTTATATGGTGATGCTGTATTAAGTGAAATTGCAAGTGATTTAATAAATTTATTTAGAGCATCTGATATAGTAGGAAGAATTGGTGGAGATGAGTTCATTGTTTTTATGAAAGATATTTCTGAAACAAAAGATATTATGAACAAAGCAGAGGAATTGGTCAAAACGTTTGAGAGGTCTTTTGTAGGTAAAGGATATAATTATAAAATATCTTTGAGTGTAGGGATTGCTAGATTTCCAAAAGATGGAACAGATTACATGCAGTTATTTAGAAATGCGGACATAGCTCTTTATTCAGCTAAGGGTAAAGGAAAGAATCGTTATGCCTTGTATGATAAAAAAATTGATAAAGTACAATATATAGCAAATACAAGAAATACAGATGAAAATACCAATGTAGCAAGGTCTTTTAAGGAACATATTACAAATTATATATTTGATATATTGTATGAATCAAATAATATAGAAATGGCTGTAAATTTGATTCTTGATATTGTGGGTAAACATTTTAATGTGAGTCGTGTCTATATATTTGAAAACTCAGATGATAACCTCTACTGTAAAAATACATTTGAATGGTGTAATGAAGGAATAACAGCAGAAATTGATAATCTTAAGAATATTTACTATGGTCATTTAGGCAATTATCTTTTAAATTTTAATGCAGATGGATTATTTTATTGTAATGATGTTGATAATCTCAATAGCGATTTAAAAAATTTGCTTAAAGCACAAGGGATATGTTCAATATTACAATGTAAAATTTTAGAAGGTAATGAATTTAGAGGATTTGTAGGATTTGATGAATGTTCATATAATCGTATGTGGACCAGTGATGAAGTGGATACACTGACATTTATTTCCAAGACGCTTAGTGTGTTTTTATTAAAAATGCGTATCCAAAGTAAGCTAGAGGAATCTTTAGAAGTTCAAAAGTCTGTAATGGATAACATGGACATATGGGCTTATGTTGTTGACAGAAACACATATGAACTGTTATTTATCAATAAAAAGATGCTTGAGTCAGCCCCAGATACACATGTAGGTGATTTATGTTATAAAGTACTATGGAACAATCAGAATAAACAATGTAGAAAATGCCCTATGAGTTGTTTAAAAGATGGAACTGATACTTGTAAATCATTTATGCGTAACAAAAAGTTTGGTGTAAATGTAAATATAACGGCAACAGCTTTAAAATGGTTTGATGGTAAAGATGCATGTTTAATATTTGGTAGTGAAGTAAATAGTGTTGAGTCTGAAGCAAATATTTAA
- a CDS encoding DUF1015 domain-containing protein, which yields MATIKPFKAIRPNKYIVDKVAALPYDVMNSEEAREIAKGNPYSFLHIDKSEIDLDENINLYDEKVYLKARENLDEFRKQEILVKEEKDCIYIYKQVMDGRAQVGIVACISVDESLDGTIKKHEYTRPEKEVDRTNHIKYCDANTGTILVTYKHQRLIDDMINDFMDNHEPLYDFITDDKIEHTVWKIDNDDIICNLVNAFGKLDYLYIADGHHRTASAENVAKEMRAKNPNYTGKEEFNYFIAMIAPDENLMVLDYNRVIKDLNGLNEKEFINKIKENFDVEQMKGKEKYKPDKKGTFGMYLGDKWYKMKANKNLLDIEDPVDSLDISILQNYVIDAILGIENPRVDKRIDFIGGIRGIEELERRVNEDMKVAFAMYPTSIEDLIKVADAGKIMPAKSTWFEPKVRCGLFLHEINE from the coding sequence ATGGCAACGATTAAACCATTTAAGGCGATTAGACCAAATAAATATATAGTAGATAAAGTAGCAGCACTTCCTTACGATGTTATGAATAGTGAAGAAGCTAGAGAAATTGCAAAAGGGAATCCATATTCATTTTTGCATATAGATAAATCAGAAATTGATTTAGATGAAAATATAAATTTATATGATGAAAAAGTTTATTTAAAAGCACGAGAAAATTTGGACGAATTTCGAAAACAAGAAATTCTAGTAAAAGAGGAAAAAGATTGTATATATATATACAAACAAGTTATGGATGGCAGAGCTCAAGTTGGTATAGTTGCATGTATTTCAGTTGATGAAAGCTTAGATGGAACAATAAAAAAACATGAGTACACTAGACCAGAAAAGGAAGTTGATAGAACTAATCATATAAAATACTGTGATGCTAATACGGGAACTATACTTGTAACTTACAAACATCAAAGATTAATAGATGATATGATAAATGATTTTATGGATAATCATGAGCCTTTATATGATTTTATAACAGATGACAAGATAGAGCATACAGTGTGGAAGATTGATAATGATGATATAATATGTAATTTAGTAAATGCATTTGGAAAATTAGATTATTTATATATTGCAGATGGTCACCATAGAACAGCTTCAGCAGAAAATGTAGCTAAAGAAATGAGAGCTAAAAATCCAAACTATACTGGAAAAGAAGAATTTAATTATTTTATAGCAATGATTGCACCAGATGAAAATCTAATGGTTTTAGATTATAATAGAGTTATCAAAGACTTAAATGGTTTAAATGAAAAAGAATTTATAAATAAAATAAAAGAAAATTTTGATGTAGAACAAATGAAAGGTAAAGAAAAATATAAACCTGACAAAAAAGGAACTTTCGGAATGTATCTAGGTGATAAATGGTACAAAATGAAGGCAAATAAGAATTTATTAGACATAGAAGACCCAGTTGACTCATTAGATATTTCTATACTACAAAATTATGTGATTGATGCTATTTTAGGAATTGAAAATCCTAGAGTAGATAAAAGAATTGATTTTATTGGTGGAATTAGAGGTATTGAGGAATTAGAAAGAAGAGTTAATGAAGATATGAAGGTAGCGTTTGCAATGTATCCTACTAGTATTGAGGATTTAATAAAAGTAGCAGATGCAGGCAAGATAATGCCAGCTAAGTCAACATGGTTTGAACCTAAGGTAAGATGTGGGCTATTCTTACACGAAATAAATGAATAA
- a CDS encoding D-2-hydroxyacid dehydrogenase, producing the protein MYNILITDGIEKDAARKLRELNFNVIEEFYEKDVLGDKLKDVDVLVVRSATKVTKDVIDKALEGKKLKLIVRGGVGLDNIDVKYAEANGIKVMNTPNASSISVAELTIGQLFVLARFINTANVTMRDGKWEKKKYKGTEINGKTLGLIGFGRIAKEVAKRAELLGMNVIYTDIMGEAQGFNKYRFCDMEEVLQKADFLSLHIPFDKNKGAVITEKEINKMKNGAYLINCARGGLVDEKDLLKALDEGKLSAAAIDVYEQEPTLNLDLVNHPRVSPTPHIGASTVEAQERIGEEIVNVIQDYFLDFNNLIGVAL; encoded by the coding sequence ATGTATAATATATTAATTACTGATGGAATAGAGAAAGATGCAGCGAGAAAATTGAGAGAGTTAAATTTTAATGTGATAGAAGAGTTTTATGAAAAAGATGTTTTAGGAGATAAACTTAAAGATGTTGATGTGCTTGTAGTACGTTCAGCTACTAAGGTTACTAAGGATGTAATAGACAAAGCATTAGAAGGTAAAAAGTTAAAATTGATAGTAAGAGGTGGGGTAGGATTAGACAATATAGATGTTAAATATGCAGAAGCTAATGGAATAAAAGTCATGAATACTCCAAATGCAAGCAGTATATCTGTTGCAGAACTTACAATAGGTCAATTATTTGTACTTGCAAGATTCATAAATACTGCAAATGTAACTATGAGAGATGGAAAATGGGAAAAGAAAAAATACAAAGGTACAGAAATTAATGGAAAAACATTAGGACTTATAGGTTTTGGAAGAATTGCAAAAGAAGTTGCAAAGAGGGCAGAACTATTAGGAATGAATGTCATATATACTGACATAATGGGTGAAGCACAAGGCTTTAACAAATATAGATTCTGTGATATGGAAGAAGTTTTACAAAAAGCAGATTTCTTATCTTTACACATACCTTTTGATAAGAATAAGGGGGCAGTAATAACTGAAAAAGAAATAAATAAGATGAAAAATGGAGCTTATTTAATAAACTGTGCAAGAGGCGGTTTGGTGGACGAAAAAGATTTACTAAAAGCATTAGATGAGGGTAAATTATCAGCAGCAGCTATAGATGTTTATGAGCAAGAACCTACATTAAATCTAGATTTAGTAAATCACCCAAGAGTTTCTCCTACACCTCATATTGGTGCATCTACAGTAGAGGCTCAAGAAAGAATTGGAGAAGAAATTGTAAATGTGATTCAAGACTACTTTCTTGACTTCAACAATCTAATAGGGGTAGCATTATAA
- a CDS encoding alanine--glyoxylate aminotransferase family protein, with product MSKKLFIPGPIDVRAEVLEKMATPMIGHRGKDASILQKSISEKMQKLFYTNNTILLSTSSGTGLMEGSIRSCTSKKAAVFSCGSFGDRWYKMAVANNVPADIFKVELGEATTPEMVDKVLSTGEYDLITVTHNETSTGIRNPIEEIGEVVKKYKDVVYCVDTVSSAGGIKVEVDKIGIDICITSLQKALGLPPGMSICTFSQKAIDRAKQVPFRGVYFDLLEMYEYLIKKNYQYPSTPSLSHMFALDFQLDNILDEGLDNRFKRHEDMANLVRIWAKKHFQIFTNENHLSNTLTVIENTQGISVSNLNSKLQERGFQIANGYGNLKEKTFRISHMGDYTVEDVQELLDNIDDILGFNK from the coding sequence ATGAGTAAGAAATTATTTATTCCTGGTCCTATTGATGTTAGAGCAGAAGTCTTGGAAAAGATGGCTACACCAATGATAGGACATAGAGGGAAAGATGCATCTATACTTCAAAAAAGTATAAGTGAAAAAATGCAAAAACTATTCTATACCAACAACACGATACTTTTATCCACGTCGTCCGGAACTGGTTTAATGGAAGGCTCCATTCGTTCCTGTACATCCAAAAAGGCAGCAGTATTTTCCTGTGGGTCCTTTGGTGATAGATGGTACAAAATGGCAGTGGCTAATAATGTCCCAGCGGATATATTTAAAGTTGAATTAGGAGAGGCAACAACACCAGAAATGGTTGATAAGGTGCTTTCTACCGGAGAATATGATTTAATAACCGTAACTCACAATGAAACTTCAACTGGAATAAGAAATCCAATAGAAGAAATTGGAGAAGTTGTTAAAAAATATAAAGATGTGGTCTACTGTGTAGACACTGTAAGTTCAGCCGGTGGAATAAAAGTCGAGGTTGATAAGATTGGAATAGATATTTGTATAACATCATTACAAAAAGCACTGGGATTACCACCAGGAATGTCTATTTGCACATTTTCTCAAAAAGCAATCGATAGAGCTAAGCAAGTACCTTTTAGAGGAGTTTATTTTGATTTGTTAGAAATGTATGAATACTTAATCAAGAAAAACTACCAATACCCTTCAACACCATCTCTTTCTCACATGTTCGCTTTAGATTTCCAATTAGATAATATATTAGATGAAGGCCTAGATAATAGATTCAAACGACATGAAGACATGGCAAACTTAGTTAGAATCTGGGCTAAAAAACACTTCCAAATTTTTACCAATGAAAATCACTTATCCAATACACTTACTGTTATAGAAAATACTCAAGGTATTAGTGTATCAAATTTAAATTCAAAATTACAAGAACGAGGATTCCAAATAGCAAATGGCTATGGCAATTTAAAAGAAAAAACTTTTAGAATTTCACATATGGGTGACTATACTGTCGAAGATGTACAAGAATTATTAGATAATATTGATGATATATTAGGTTTTAATAAGTAA
- a CDS encoding PaaI family thioesterase yields MEFLGKYKVLKKQNSSKSCLVCGTQNELGLKADFYELENGELVSICNTKDWHQSYPGRVHGGMSAAILDETIGRAVSINDDQIWGVTVSLKLKYKKPVPTDATIKVVGRITKENRKLFEGTGEIILPNGEIAVTATGKYMKMPIGQIAEGDFSDEEWFFAESEEKVEYIEI; encoded by the coding sequence ATGGAGTTTTTGGGAAAATATAAGGTTTTAAAAAAGCAAAACAGTAGTAAATCTTGTTTAGTTTGTGGAACGCAAAATGAATTAGGATTAAAAGCAGATTTTTATGAACTTGAAAATGGAGAACTTGTATCAATTTGTAATACAAAAGATTGGCATCAGAGTTATCCAGGAAGAGTTCATGGAGGTATGTCTGCTGCAATATTAGATGAGACTATTGGAAGAGCTGTAAGTATAAATGATGACCAAATATGGGGGGTTACAGTATCTTTGAAATTGAAATATAAAAAGCCAGTACCAACAGATGCTACTATAAAAGTAGTTGGAAGGATAACTAAAGAAAATAGAAAATTATTTGAAGGTACAGGAGAAATAATTTTGCCAAATGGAGAGATAGCAGTAACAGCAACTGGAAAATATATGAAGATGCCTATTGGTCAAATAGCAGAAGGTGATTTTTCTGATGAAGAATGGTTCTTTGCTGAATCAGAAGAAAAAGTTGAATATATTGAGATTTAA
- the leuB gene encoding 3-isopropylmalate dehydrogenase: MNCKVAVIKGDGVGPEIIKEGIKVLNKICYKFNHKFDCEYVLAGGCAIDETGEPLPDKTVEICRKNEAVLLGAVGGPKWDKCKGDARPEAGLLKLRESLGLFANLRPATIYESIKESSPLRADIVEKGIDFVVVRELTGGIYFGERGRKIIDGVEEAYDVEVYNENEIRRIGRRAFEIARDRKKKLVSIDKANVLESSRLWRGIMENLAKEFDDVELSHMYVDNAAMQVVKDPSQFDVIVTNNIFGDIISDEASMVTGSIGMLPSASLREDSFGMYEPIHGSAPDIAGKDIVNPIATILSVAMMLRHSFNLEDEAKCIEDAVQNVLRKGYRTSDIYNSIGTVVGTKKMGELIVNEI; encoded by the coding sequence ATGAATTGTAAAGTAGCAGTCATAAAAGGTGATGGTGTTGGGCCAGAAATTATAAAAGAAGGTATAAAGGTCTTAAATAAAATTTGTTATAAATTTAATCATAAATTTGATTGTGAATATGTATTGGCTGGAGGATGTGCAATTGATGAAACTGGAGAACCTCTACCTGATAAAACTGTTGAAATATGTCGAAAAAACGAGGCGGTATTACTTGGAGCTGTTGGGGGTCCAAAGTGGGATAAATGTAAAGGGGATGCAAGACCAGAAGCAGGTCTTTTGAAATTGAGAGAATCCTTAGGCTTATTTGCAAATTTGAGACCAGCAACTATATATGAAAGTATAAAGGAATCTTCACCACTTAGAGCAGATATAGTAGAAAAAGGCATTGATTTTGTTGTTGTGAGGGAGTTAACAGGGGGCATTTATTTTGGAGAACGTGGAAGAAAGATTATTGATGGTGTTGAAGAGGCTTATGATGTAGAGGTATACAATGAAAATGAAATAAGAAGAATTGGAAGAAGGGCTTTTGAAATCGCTAGAGATAGAAAGAAGAAGCTTGTCAGTATAGATAAAGCAAATGTGCTTGAAAGTTCAAGACTTTGGAGAGGTATTATGGAGAACTTAGCTAAAGAATTTGATGATGTAGAGCTATCACATATGTATGTTGATAATGCTGCTATGCAAGTTGTGAAAGACCCTAGCCAATTTGATGTAATAGTGACTAATAACATCTTTGGAGATATAATATCTGACGAAGCATCCATGGTTACAGGTTCTATAGGTATGTTACCATCTGCATCACTTCGAGAAGATAGCTTTGGAATGTATGAACCAATACATGGGAGTGCTCCTGATATAGCTGGAAAAGATATTGTAAATCCAATTGCAACTATTTTATCTGTCGCAATGATGTTAAGACATAGCTTTAATCTAGAAGATGAAGCTAAATGCATTGAAGATGCAGTACAAAATGTACTTAGAAAAGGATACAGAACTAGTGATATATATAATAGTATAGGAACTGTTGTTGGTACAAAGAAAATGGGAGAATTAATAGTAAATGAAATTTAG
- the leuD gene encoding 3-isopropylmalate dehydratase small subunit yields the protein MIANGRVFKFGDNIDTDVIIPARYLNIADYKELSTHCMEDIDDKFVSKVKAGDIIVATKNFGCGSSREHAPIVIKESGVSCVIASTFARIFFRNSINIGLPILECEEAANSIEEGDTIEVDFSTGVIKNITKGTKYKAEPFPEFMQNIITNEGLINSIKVNRG from the coding sequence ATGATTGCTAATGGAAGAGTTTTTAAATTTGGTGATAATATAGATACAGATGTAATAATACCAGCTAGATATTTAAATATAGCTGATTATAAGGAACTCTCAACACACTGTATGGAAGATATTGATGATAAGTTTGTATCTAAAGTAAAGGCAGGAGATATTATAGTTGCAACTAAAAATTTTGGATGTGGTTCGTCAAGAGAACATGCTCCAATCGTAATAAAAGAAAGTGGAGTATCCTGTGTAATTGCATCAACTTTTGCTAGAATATTTTTTAGAAATTCTATAAATATAGGGCTTCCAATACTTGAATGTGAGGAAGCAGCTAATAGCATAGAAGAAGGTGATACTATAGAAGTGGATTTTTCAACAGGTGTAATAAAAAACATAACAAAAGGAACAAAATATAAGGCTGAACCATTTCCTGAGTTTATGCAAAATATCATAACAAATGAAGGTTTAATTAACTCAATAAAGGTAAACAGGGGGTAA